In the Desulfonatronovibrio hydrogenovorans DSM 9292 genome, one interval contains:
- the nifE gene encoding nitrogenase iron-molybdenum cofactor biosynthesis protein NifE, which produces MEARILKTRKKQVYEKGSAAFDMECNKNSLAGAVSQRACVFCGSRVVLYPIADALHLVHGPVGCAAYTWDIRGALSSGPELHRLSFTTDLQEKDVIFGGEKKLHQALVELIDRHRPKAAFVYSTCIVGIIGDDLEGVCKKVEAKKGIPVIPVQSEGFKGNKRAGYSAACRAMFRLVGTGETSGIPRVSVNILGDFNLAGEIWMIKEYYRRMGVEVVACITGDGRVDELRRSHGASLNLVQCSGATVELARMMQEKYSIPYKRVSYFGIEDMAQALYDTADFFKQDDSGILARTRDLVREELSILQPALQEYRRDLEGKKAAIYVGGAFKAFSLIKCFRHLGMKVELVGSQTGTKEEYQEMAGMCDPGTVIVDDSNPSELAHFIKERDVDIFVGGVKERPIAYKLGVGFCDHNHERKKALEGFQGMLNFAREVHSTVMSPVWRFVPRRAARYAGDGQET; this is translated from the coding sequence ATGGAAGCCAGGATCCTGAAGACAAGAAAAAAGCAGGTTTATGAAAAAGGCTCAGCAGCCTTTGACATGGAATGCAACAAAAACAGCCTGGCCGGAGCAGTCAGCCAGAGGGCCTGTGTCTTTTGCGGGTCCAGGGTGGTCCTGTACCCCATAGCAGATGCCCTGCACCTGGTTCACGGGCCTGTGGGCTGTGCAGCCTATACCTGGGATATCCGGGGGGCCCTGTCCTCCGGACCGGAACTGCATCGGCTGAGCTTTACCACCGACCTGCAGGAAAAAGACGTCATCTTTGGGGGAGAAAAGAAACTGCACCAGGCCCTGGTGGAGCTCATTGACCGGCACAGACCAAAGGCGGCTTTTGTCTATTCCACCTGTATCGTGGGCATCATCGGAGATGACCTGGAAGGGGTCTGCAAAAAAGTGGAAGCAAAAAAGGGCATCCCAGTCATCCCTGTCCAGTCAGAAGGGTTCAAAGGCAATAAGCGGGCCGGTTATTCAGCTGCCTGCAGGGCCATGTTCCGCCTGGTGGGCACTGGTGAAACCAGTGGCATACCCCGGGTCAGTGTGAATATCCTGGGAGATTTCAATCTGGCCGGGGAGATATGGATGATCAAGGAGTATTACCGGCGGATGGGGGTGGAAGTGGTGGCCTGTATCACCGGAGACGGCAGGGTAGATGAACTGAGGCGTTCTCATGGCGCGTCCCTGAACCTGGTCCAGTGTTCCGGGGCCACTGTTGAGCTGGCCAGGATGATGCAGGAAAAGTACTCCATCCCTTATAAAAGGGTCTCTTACTTTGGAATAGAGGATATGGCCCAGGCCCTTTATGATACAGCGGACTTCTTCAAGCAGGATGACTCCGGGATTCTGGCCCGGACCAGGGATCTGGTCCGGGAGGAGCTGTCCATCCTTCAGCCCGCCCTCCAGGAGTACCGCAGGGACCTGGAAGGCAAAAAAGCAGCCATATATGTGGGCGGAGCATTCAAGGCCTTTTCCCTGATCAAGTGCTTCCGGCACCTGGGCATGAAGGTGGAGCTGGTGGGCTCCCAGACAGGGACCAAAGAGGAGTACCAGGAAATGGCCGGAATGTGCGATCCGGGCACAGTGATTGTTGACGATTCCAACCCGTCTGAGCTGGCCCATTTCATCAAAGAGAGGGACGTGGACATTTTTGTGGGCGGGGTCAAGGAACGGCCCATAGCCTACAAGCTGGGAGTGGGGTTCTGTGATCACAATCATGAGCGTAAAAAAGCTCTGGAAGGTTTTCAGGGCATGCTCAACTTTGCCAGAGAAGTCCATTCCACGGTTATGAGTCCGGTATGGCGCTTTGTGCCCAGGAGGGCTGCCAGGTATGCCGGAGACGGACAAGAGACCTAG
- a CDS encoding P-II family nitrogen regulator, whose amino-acid sequence MKEVLAIVRANKINQTKEALVAAGLPSFTGSRCVGRGRRPVDFETLEALNRDPSMGTDVLPGLAQGARLIPKRMLSMVVPKERVKEIVEVIIKTNQTGTPGDGKVFVLPVSDVFRVRTREEGLDAIDEMKG is encoded by the coding sequence ATGAAAGAAGTTCTGGCCATTGTTCGGGCCAATAAGATCAATCAGACCAAAGAAGCTTTGGTGGCTGCCGGGCTGCCTTCCTTCACCGGCAGCAGGTGTGTGGGCCGGGGAAGACGCCCGGTGGACTTTGAGACCCTTGAGGCCTTGAACCGGGACCCGTCCATGGGAACGGACGTGTTGCCCGGCCTGGCCCAGGGAGCCAGGCTCATTCCCAAAAGGATGCTGAGCATGGTGGTTCCCAAGGAGAGGGTCAAGGAAATTGTAGAGGTGATCATCAAGACCAATCAGACCGGAACTCCCGGCGACGGCAAGGTGTTTGTCCTGCCGGTGAGCGACGTATTCAGGGTGAGGACCAGGGAAGAAGGCCTTGATGCCATTGATGAAATGAAAGGATGA
- a CDS encoding nitrogenase component 1: protein MRGGSVPYVSTTNACKLCTPLGAGVAFRGIEGCVPFLHGSQGCATYMRRYIISHFREPVDIASSSLGEREAIYGGGPNLMQGLLNVMDKYQPGVIGVASTCLTETIGDNMPMILSQFKKEFPRPDMPQLIHVSTPSYAGTHMDGFHAAVKAALVHLVRECPDHSGVNLFPGFVSPADIRHLAGILDDFEIRGIILPDISETMDGPIKEDLEMIPSGGTPVRDIQSMGSSRASLEFGACIKDELSSALWLEKEHQVPAYRLDMPLGLRATDRFMDVLAEVSKRPVPRKHFLERGRLIDAYVDGHKYLFGKKCLVYGEEDLVVGLVSLLAEIGVRPVLAASGGRSGKLEQEVSRVCAGILPEPPRVLSGVDFYQIVEQARELKPDLVVGNSKGYRVASREWNIPLIRVGFPVHDRFGAARIRHLGYAGAHELLMRIVNAILDKKQTESEIGYGYM, encoded by the coding sequence ATGCGCGGAGGATCAGTTCCATATGTTTCCACCACCAATGCCTGCAAGCTGTGTACACCCCTGGGAGCCGGGGTTGCCTTCAGGGGAATAGAAGGCTGCGTACCTTTTCTGCACGGTTCCCAGGGGTGCGCCACATACATGCGCAGATATATTATCAGTCATTTCCGCGAGCCTGTGGACATAGCATCTTCCTCCCTGGGCGAGAGGGAAGCCATTTACGGGGGAGGACCCAACCTGATGCAGGGTCTTTTGAATGTCATGGATAAATACCAGCCCGGGGTTATTGGAGTTGCATCCACCTGTCTTACTGAAACCATCGGCGACAATATGCCCATGATTCTGTCCCAGTTTAAAAAGGAATTCCCGCGGCCGGACATGCCCCAGCTGATTCATGTGTCCACCCCCAGCTATGCAGGTACCCACATGGACGGTTTCCATGCAGCAGTCAAAGCGGCCCTTGTCCACCTGGTCCGGGAGTGTCCGGACCATTCCGGAGTGAATTTATTTCCGGGATTTGTATCACCAGCTGATATCAGGCATTTAGCCGGTATTCTTGATGATTTTGAGATTAGAGGCATAATTCTGCCGGATATTTCCGAGACCATGGACGGTCCCATCAAGGAGGATCTGGAAATGATTCCTTCCGGCGGTACCCCTGTCCGGGATATCCAGTCCATGGGTTCAAGCCGGGCCAGCCTGGAGTTTGGAGCCTGCATCAAAGATGAACTCAGTTCCGCCCTGTGGCTGGAAAAAGAGCACCAGGTTCCGGCATACAGGCTGGATATGCCCCTGGGACTCAGGGCTACGGACCGGTTCATGGATGTCCTGGCAGAGGTCAGCAAAAGACCAGTGCCCCGGAAACACTTCCTGGAAAGGGGACGGCTCATTGATGCCTATGTTGACGGGCACAAGTATCTATTTGGAAAAAAGTGTCTTGTATATGGAGAAGAGGATCTGGTGGTGGGCCTGGTTTCCCTGCTGGCTGAAATCGGGGTCAGGCCGGTGCTGGCTGCTTCCGGGGGCCGGAGTGGAAAGCTGGAGCAGGAAGTATCCAGAGTTTGTGCCGGAATACTGCCTGAACCTCCCAGGGTCCTTTCCGGGGTGGATTTTTACCAGATTGTGGAACAGGCCCGGGAGCTCAAACCCGATCTGGTTGTGGGCAACAGTAAAGGTTACCGGGTGGCTTCCAGAGAGTGGAATATTCCCCTGATCAGGGTGGGATTTCCTGTTCATGACCGGTTCGGAGCTGCCAGGATCAGACATCTGGGATATGCCGGAGCCCATGAGCTGCTGATGAGGATCGTTAATGCCATTTTGGACAAAAAGCAGACTGAATCAGAGATCGGCTACGGTTACATGTAG
- the nifD gene encoding nitrogenase molybdenum-iron protein alpha chain: protein MSDLKTGPGVDLDEFIEETISIYPAKVAKKRRGHMLVRDGGQEGLNQTINANARSVPGIITQRGCCYAGCKGVVIGPYGDMVHITHGPVGCGFYSWMTRRNLFRPGPDKKNYSQYCFSTDMQEHDIIFGGEKKLKQAIREAYETFRPNAISVHATCPVGLIGDDVAAVAREAEKELGVKVLAFNCEGYKGVSQSAGHHIANNRLFSDVVGTKDQAVEGYSVNVLGEYNIGGDAWEIERVLEKCGIKVAATFSGDGKYETMTYAHMASLNLVMCHRSINYLAEMMETKYGIPWAKVNFIGIRAMSKSLRKIAAFFDDPELTSRIEQVIAEEEKLALDGIAPYRARLEGKTAMLFVGGSRAHHYQDLLRDLGMIPVAAGYEFAHRDDYEGRQALKDIKLDADSRNIEELKVNPDPDRYRPRLSPEKLEQLEKDKVLKSYDGMLPDMPQGTLVVDDISHVELERLILTLKPDLLLSGIKDKYIIEKFGVPSKQLHNYDYSGPFAGYRGAVNFAGEIDMMINNPAWKLVSNPFKRKPLLQAGLGTDQ from the coding sequence ATGTCCGACTTGAAAACTGGCCCGGGCGTAGACCTGGACGAATTCATTGAAGAAACAATCAGTATTTATCCGGCCAAGGTGGCCAAGAAAAGACGGGGCCATATGCTGGTCCGGGACGGGGGCCAAGAAGGTCTGAATCAGACCATCAATGCCAACGCAAGATCGGTTCCCGGGATCATCACCCAGCGAGGATGCTGCTATGCAGGGTGTAAAGGAGTGGTCATAGGTCCCTACGGAGACATGGTCCACATCACCCATGGTCCGGTCGGATGCGGATTCTACTCCTGGATGACCAGGCGTAACCTGTTCCGACCGGGACCGGACAAGAAAAATTATTCCCAGTACTGCTTTTCCACGGATATGCAGGAGCATGACATCATATTCGGGGGAGAGAAGAAGTTAAAACAGGCCATCAGGGAAGCTTATGAGACTTTCAGGCCCAATGCCATCAGCGTCCATGCCACCTGTCCGGTGGGGCTCATAGGCGATGATGTTGCAGCTGTGGCCAGGGAGGCGGAAAAGGAACTGGGAGTCAAGGTCCTGGCCTTTAACTGCGAGGGGTACAAGGGAGTCAGTCAGTCGGCAGGTCATCATATTGCCAATAACAGGCTTTTTTCGGACGTGGTCGGGACCAAGGACCAGGCTGTTGAAGGCTATTCAGTCAATGTCCTGGGGGAATACAATATCGGCGGAGATGCCTGGGAGATAGAGCGGGTCCTGGAAAAGTGCGGCATAAAGGTGGCAGCCACCTTCAGTGGAGACGGCAAATACGAAACCATGACCTATGCCCACATGGCTTCCCTTAACCTGGTCATGTGCCACAGATCCATCAACTATCTGGCTGAAATGATGGAGACCAAGTACGGCATACCCTGGGCCAAAGTCAATTTTATCGGGATCAGGGCCATGTCCAAGTCCCTGCGCAAAATAGCTGCTTTTTTTGATGATCCGGAGCTCACCAGCAGGATTGAACAGGTCATTGCAGAAGAGGAAAAGCTCGCCCTGGATGGCATTGCTCCGTACCGGGCCAGGCTTGAAGGCAAGACTGCCATGCTGTTTGTGGGAGGCTCCAGGGCTCACCACTACCAGGACCTGTTAAGGGATCTGGGCATGATTCCTGTGGCTGCCGGATATGAATTCGCCCACCGGGACGATTATGAAGGAAGACAGGCTCTCAAAGACATCAAGCTGGACGCGGACAGCCGGAATATTGAAGAGCTCAAGGTGAATCCAGATCCGGACAGGTACCGACCGAGGCTTTCACCTGAAAAGCTGGAACAGCTGGAAAAGGACAAGGTTCTGAAGAGCTATGACGGCATGCTCCCGGATATGCCCCAGGGCACTCTGGTGGTGGACGACATCAGCCATGTAGAACTGGAACGGCTCATCCTGACCTTAAAGCCGGACCTGCTTTTGTCGGGCATTAAGGACAAGTACATCATTGAAAAGTTCGGAGTCCCCAGCAAACAGCTTCATAACTATGATTATTCCGGGCCTTTTGCAGGCTACAGGGGAGCGGTCAATTTTGCCGGGGAGATCGACATGATGATCAACAATCCGGCCTGGAAGCTGGTTTCCAATCCGTTCAAGAGAAAACCCCTGCTCCAGGCCGGACTGGGTACTGATCAGTAA
- the nifK gene encoding nitrogenase molybdenum-iron protein subunit beta: protein MTTRQALRVNPAKTCQPIGAMYAALGINRCLPHSHGSQGCCSYHRSHLTRHYKEPVMASTSSFTEGASVFGGSPNLRQSLKTIFQVYDPDVVAVHTTCLSETIGDDIPTIVKKAADDGIVPEGKWVIHASTPSYVGSHVTGFSNMVKGMASYFTRESSVKHKDQVNILPGYVEPSDMREIKGMVSEMGLKPLVFPDTSDVLDTPKTGEYHMYPRGGITVPDLMKTGSSLHTMALGQFSSLDAASYMDHKANVPFTLVDIPIGVKATDRFLQGIMDATGAEPTGSMLDDRGRLVDMMTDYQHYLYGKKVALWGDPDQVISLAEFLVSMGMKPVYLVTGTPGKVFEKRLTSITSDGNFEPVIAQNQDLFYLHQLIKNEPVDLLMGNTYGKYIARAEDIPFVRYGFPILDRAGHSYFPSVGYRGGMHLLSTIVNTILDRMDRDAPEERFELVL, encoded by the coding sequence ATGACCACCAGGCAGGCTCTAAGAGTCAACCCGGCCAAGACCTGTCAGCCCATAGGGGCCATGTATGCTGCCCTGGGCATCAACCGGTGTCTGCCTCACAGCCACGGGAGCCAGGGGTGCTGTTCATACCACAGGAGCCACCTGACCAGACACTACAAGGAGCCGGTCATGGCCTCCACCAGTTCTTTTACCGAGGGTGCCTCGGTCTTCGGCGGAAGCCCCAACCTGCGTCAGTCCCTGAAGACCATCTTTCAGGTCTATGATCCCGATGTGGTGGCCGTGCATACCACCTGCCTGTCGGAAACCATTGGAGACGACATACCCACCATTGTCAAAAAGGCCGCGGACGACGGCATCGTGCCTGAAGGCAAGTGGGTCATCCATGCCAGCACCCCCAGTTATGTCGGATCGCATGTGACTGGTTTTTCCAACATGGTCAAGGGGATGGCCAGCTATTTCACCAGGGAGTCGTCAGTCAAACACAAGGACCAGGTCAATATCCTGCCCGGTTATGTTGAACCTTCGGATATGCGCGAAATAAAGGGCATGGTATCGGAGATGGGGCTGAAACCGCTAGTCTTCCCGGACACTTCGGATGTCCTGGATACACCCAAGACCGGTGAATACCACATGTATCCCAGAGGCGGAATAACTGTTCCGGACCTGATGAAGACCGGCTCCAGCCTGCACACCATGGCCCTGGGGCAGTTTTCTTCGCTGGATGCGGCTTCCTATATGGATCACAAGGCTAATGTACCCTTCACCCTGGTGGACATTCCCATCGGGGTCAAGGCAACAGACAGGTTTCTGCAGGGGATCATGGATGCCACCGGGGCTGAACCCACCGGATCCATGCTGGATGACCGGGGAAGGCTGGTGGACATGATGACCGACTACCAGCACTACCTGTATGGAAAAAAAGTGGCCCTGTGGGGTGATCCCGACCAGGTCATAAGTCTGGCTGAATTCCTGGTGAGCATGGGTATGAAGCCGGTCTACCTGGTCACAGGGACCCCGGGCAAGGTCTTTGAAAAGAGGCTGACCTCAATCACCAGTGACGGCAATTTTGAACCGGTCATCGCCCAGAATCAGGATCTGTTTTACCTGCATCAGCTGATCAAGAATGAACCAGTGGACCTGCTTATGGGCAATACCTACGGCAAATACATTGCCAGGGCTGAGGACATCCCGTTTGTGCGCTACGGGTTCCCCATCCTGGACCGGGCCGGGCACAGCTATTTCCCATCAGTGGGATATCGGGGCGGAATGCATTTGCTGTCCACTATTGTCAACACCATTCTGGACCGCATGGACCGTGACGCTCCTGAGGAGCGGTTTGAGCTGGTATTATAG
- a CDS encoding P-II family nitrogen regulator: MLMIRAIVRPEKTTEVMKSLLDAGYPALTKVEVAGRGKQRGLKLGQVVYDELPKEMIMMVVPDADKEFVVRAIMDSARTGEGSFGDGKIFVSPVDEVYTVSTGVKEA, translated from the coding sequence ATGCTTATGATCAGAGCCATAGTCAGGCCGGAAAAGACCACGGAAGTTATGAAATCCCTCCTTGATGCGGGTTATCCCGCCCTGACCAAGGTCGAAGTGGCCGGCCGGGGAAAGCAGCGGGGCCTGAAGCTGGGCCAGGTGGTGTATGATGAACTGCCCAAGGAAATGATCATGATGGTGGTTCCGGATGCGGACAAGGAGTTTGTAGTCCGGGCCATCATGGACAGCGCCCGCACCGGTGAAGGCAGTTTTGGAGATGGAAAAATCTTCGTTTCTCCGGTGGATGAGGTGTACACGGTTTCCACCGGGGTCAAGGAAGCCTGA
- the nifH gene encoding nitrogenase iron protein has translation MRKVAIYGKGGIGKSTTTQNTVAGLVELDKKVMVVGCDPKADSTRLLLGGLSQKTVLDTLREEGEDVELDDVRLPGFGESLCVESGGPEPGVGCAGRGIITSINLLEQLGAYEENQDLDYVFYDVLGDVVCGGFAMPIREGKAQEIYIVVSGEMMAMYAANNICKGIKKFADAGGVRLGGLICNSRAVDNEREMIAAFAKRLGSQMIYFVPRDNEVQRAEINRKTVIDYSPESVQAGHYRSLAKAIDSNEMFVVPDPMHTDELEKILLDYGLLDA, from the coding sequence ATGCGTAAAGTTGCAATCTACGGAAAAGGGGGAATCGGAAAGTCCACCACAACCCAGAATACTGTGGCCGGGCTGGTGGAGCTGGATAAAAAGGTCATGGTGGTGGGTTGCGACCCCAAGGCCGACTCCACCAGGCTTCTTCTGGGCGGTCTCAGTCAGAAGACTGTTCTGGATACCCTCCGGGAGGAGGGTGAGGACGTGGAATTGGATGATGTCCGGCTGCCCGGATTCGGCGAATCTCTATGTGTGGAATCGGGCGGACCTGAGCCCGGGGTAGGCTGCGCAGGCCGGGGCATAATTACATCCATCAATCTTTTAGAGCAGCTGGGTGCATATGAAGAGAACCAGGATCTGGACTACGTGTTTTATGATGTCCTGGGGGACGTGGTGTGCGGAGGATTTGCCATGCCCATCCGGGAAGGCAAGGCCCAGGAAATCTACATTGTTGTGTCCGGGGAGATGATGGCCATGTATGCAGCCAATAATATCTGCAAAGGCATCAAAAAGTTTGCTGATGCCGGAGGAGTCAGGCTGGGCGGGCTGATTTGCAACAGCCGGGCCGTGGACAATGAAAGGGAAATGATCGCTGCTTTTGCCAAGAGGCTGGGCAGCCAGATGATCTACTTTGTTCCCCGGGATAATGAAGTGCAGCGGGCTGAGATAAACCGCAAGACCGTTATTGACTACAGTCCGGAAAGCGTCCAGGCCGGACACTACCGGAGTCTGGCCAAGGCCATAGACAGCAATGAGATGTTTGTGGTGCCGGACCCCATGCACACTGATGAGCTGGAAAAGATACTCCTGGACTACGGACTGCTGGACGCCTGA